The genomic window GGTTGTGGCCCactgaatatttgaaaatgcaattaTCAACCTCATGCTGGAAATGTGGCAGTAGATGTGGTGGCAAATTCCGCATTCTGTGttcaagatttttgcagtaagctGAGATGGCATCATTGGTGTTTTCCTGTGATGCCAACTTTTCCAGAGTTTTGCCGATGGTGCGCATCAAGTTTGTGGATTCCTCGCTGGAGGATTCGTCTTGCATCTTCCTGCGCTTCCCTGGAGGCTTTGGTTTTATGTTGGAGCTTTGCAAATGGTCCTTTCTCATGGCTGTGGACTCAGTTCCACAGATGGTGGATTCAGCCAAGGGTGTACTTGACCGTAGGTCAGCATCACTGAAGCTGGGGTCTTCATGGGTGCCAGTCCAGGTGTCACTGTTGGTACCATCTGAGGGTGAACAGGAATCACTATCAGCCGCAGGTTCCTTAAAAAACATAAGATACAAATGTGACAAGTTAATGTAATGGCTTGACTTAATATGCGGAGTTACTTGTGAATAGACTCTTTTAAAGAAGCACTTGCCATCTtacaaaaagcaaaatgtttattttattctgaaattaaacaataaataaataaataaatataaatatatttgtttatttaccatgATCATTAGATTTGAAGTGCTCTCCTTCCTTTTTGTGTGAGGCTCTAGAAACTGCAGGCGGTTCAGgatccattgctgcctgccagtCTTCTGAGCTCCAGAACTTCCTGAGGGTCCTTGTTTCTTATAACGCATGTATTGGGTTCGCAATGAATCCCACCGCTTCTTGAGCTCTTTTTCTGAGGGACAAAGTAAAATTTTGTAAGCATTAAGTGTTATGGCTGCttattttgtcactttaatgagtatttgttatgccaacaaatgttactttttgctgtattgttaattatattattaacaatttgattaactttaatattattatgaaatatgagatgctagcacagcacatattaattactgtctgtttccataaacaaacttagtttggtacacacaaaacactaaaaTGGTTATATTAGTTTTACTATGGACTATTGAACAATTACAAACAAGCTTTCTCAATTGCCAAAAAGGAAATCTTACCTGATATGACGAGTTTATTTTCGATCTCACGCCACAGTTCAGCTTTCAGCACACGGTTGACATAACATTTTTCCGTAATGTCATACAAACCCGGCCTTTCCTGGATCATGTTGATCAATTCGTCTTCACTTGCCTCGTTCCAGATAGCCATGTCTTTCACGTACCTAAGGTAAACAATGTGTGTTCCCTCTTGACTTCGTCGTTTACTTGCTTCGTCACTtccgtttttcttttctcatgcactggttcgctagctgaacagccaatcagaatgatcatatgGCCCGACGGCCCGACGAggtccaacgccgattcaacatttcgaatcggccgaaacaaagccgacgaggaccaacttcagccgacggtgcagaacacaccgaggaaacttagtcggccgacgaagaaaaactgcccgacggccgaccgtcggcttggtgtgttccggcctttaaACTTTGCAGCTTGCACACTATTTGTGCTACAGACATGCTACAA from Chanodichthys erythropterus isolate Z2021 chromosome 24, ASM2448905v1, whole genome shotgun sequence includes these protein-coding regions:
- the LOC137015431 gene encoding transcription factor Adf-1-like, encoding MAIWNEASEDELINMIQERPGLYDITEKCYVNRVLKAELWREIENKLVISEKELKKRWDSLRTQYMRYKKQGPSGSSGAQKTGRQQWILNRLQFLEPHTKRKESTSNLMIMEPAADSDSCSPSDGTNSDTWTGTHEDPSFSDADLRSSTPLAESTICGTESTAMRKDHLQSSNIKPKPPGKRRKMQDESSSEESTNLMRTIGKTLEKLASQENTNDAISAYCKNLEHRMRNLPPHLLPHFQHEVDNCIFKYSVGHNHALDASSNQYTHL